In Centroberyx gerrardi isolate f3 chromosome 11, fCenGer3.hap1.cur.20231027, whole genome shotgun sequence, the following are encoded in one genomic region:
- the ovca2 gene encoding esterase OVCA2 isoform X1, with product MAAVASRAPLRILCIHGYRQNGSSFREKTGALRKLLKKQVELVYMIAPHCVPQACSEAQEKESGSGSAPGGDEDSRGWWFSDVQARAFSAQQQCEESLGLDESVTAVREAVKDLGPFDGILGFSQGAALVAMLCSLQEQNLEPEFSFRFAVLVAGFRSACEEHQKFYSAPLLIPSLHVFGLEDRVIPDKMSRELLPTFQDAQVLTHPGGHFVPAASAHRQTYQDFLKRFQ from the exons ATGGCGGCTGTGGCTTCTCGCGCCCCTCTCCGGATCCTGTGCATTCATGGTTACCGGCAGAACGGCAGCTCGTTCCGCGAGAAGACCGGAGCGCTGCGGAAGCTCTTGAAGAAGCAAGTGGAGCTTGTGTATATGATCGCACCGCACTGTGTACCGCAAGCCTGCAGTG AAGCTCAGGAGAAGGAGAGCGGCTCAGGGTCTGCACCCGGAGGTGATGAGGACTCCAGGGGTTGGTGGTTCTCCGACGTCCAGGCACGGGCGTTCAGCGCTCAGCAGCAGTGTGAGGAAAGCCTGGGGCTTGATGAGAGTGTGACGGCTGTGAGAGAAGCGGTGAAGGACCTGGGTCCGTTTGACGGCATCCTGGGCTTTAGTCAGGGAGCAGCTTTGGTGGCCATGCTGTGTTCCCTTCAAGAGCAAAACCTGGAGCCAGAGTTCAGCTTCCGCTTTGCCGTCCTTGTGGCAGGTTTCCGCAGTGCGTGTGAGGAGCACCAGAAGTTCTACAGCGCTCCCCTCCTGATCCCCTCCCTGCATGTGTTTGGACTGGAGGACCGAGTCATCCCCGACAAAATGAGCAGGGAGCTGCTCCCCACCTTCCAGGACGCTCAGGTCCTCACACATCCTGGTGGCCATTTTGTGCCTGCTGCATCTGCTCACAGACAAACCTACCAGGACTTTCTCAAGAGGTTCCAGTGA
- the ovca2 gene encoding esterase OVCA2 isoform X2 gives MAAVASRAPLRILCIHGYRQNGSSFREKTGALRKLLKKQVELVYMIAPHCVPQACSAQEKESGSGSAPGGDEDSRGWWFSDVQARAFSAQQQCEESLGLDESVTAVREAVKDLGPFDGILGFSQGAALVAMLCSLQEQNLEPEFSFRFAVLVAGFRSACEEHQKFYSAPLLIPSLHVFGLEDRVIPDKMSRELLPTFQDAQVLTHPGGHFVPAASAHRQTYQDFLKRFQ, from the exons ATGGCGGCTGTGGCTTCTCGCGCCCCTCTCCGGATCCTGTGCATTCATGGTTACCGGCAGAACGGCAGCTCGTTCCGCGAGAAGACCGGAGCGCTGCGGAAGCTCTTGAAGAAGCAAGTGGAGCTTGTGTATATGATCGCACCGCACTGTGTACCGCAAGCCTGCAGTG CTCAGGAGAAGGAGAGCGGCTCAGGGTCTGCACCCGGAGGTGATGAGGACTCCAGGGGTTGGTGGTTCTCCGACGTCCAGGCACGGGCGTTCAGCGCTCAGCAGCAGTGTGAGGAAAGCCTGGGGCTTGATGAGAGTGTGACGGCTGTGAGAGAAGCGGTGAAGGACCTGGGTCCGTTTGACGGCATCCTGGGCTTTAGTCAGGGAGCAGCTTTGGTGGCCATGCTGTGTTCCCTTCAAGAGCAAAACCTGGAGCCAGAGTTCAGCTTCCGCTTTGCCGTCCTTGTGGCAGGTTTCCGCAGTGCGTGTGAGGAGCACCAGAAGTTCTACAGCGCTCCCCTCCTGATCCCCTCCCTGCATGTGTTTGGACTGGAGGACCGAGTCATCCCCGACAAAATGAGCAGGGAGCTGCTCCCCACCTTCCAGGACGCTCAGGTCCTCACACATCCTGGTGGCCATTTTGTGCCTGCTGCATCTGCTCACAGACAAACCTACCAGGACTTTCTCAAGAGGTTCCAGTGA